One Lytechinus variegatus isolate NC3 chromosome 11, Lvar_3.0, whole genome shotgun sequence DNA segment encodes these proteins:
- the LOC121424587 gene encoding uncharacterized protein LOC121424587 yields the protein MLQPGIHLADVVDDIMNGNAICDIDDIPPPAEDGEEDNSKNETSKSEKKPRQNKSYVTAKTLNDREERRLQIKLNHYQKELKQSTYQIDVAQRAIRRELQSINPDLMVDPNKGFFVPKGMTQEQAELIKSKRLELQASSNTRSISLDEFTEMRRKKTEQGRQALEAIQQETQQEEGEGGAEKPAIKGRDRWKALANVLQSNPASFSQMAKVAAKQHQQQSQPHSQQQQQSPPATAPAEEMTLRKVVKMASVVNAMRGFTR from the exons ATGCTGCAACCGGGTATCCACTTAGCCGACGTCGTCGACGATATCATGAACGGCAATGCCATCTGCGACATCGACGACATCCCGCCGCCGGCCGAGGACGGGGAGGAGGATAACTCCAAGAACGAAACGTCCAAAAGCGAGAAGAAACCCCGACAGAATAAGTCGTACGTGACGGCGAAGACCCTCAATGACCGCGAGGAGAGGAGGTTACAGATCAAACTGAATCACTACCAGAAAGAACTCAAACAATCCACCTATCAGATTGACGTGGCCCAACGGGCGATCAGGAGAGAGCTACAGAGTATAAACCCGGATCTTATGGTGGACCCTAATAAAGGATTCTTTGTGCCGAAAG gtATGACCCAGGAGCAAGCCGAACTCATCAAATCTAAACGACTTGAGTTACAGGCGTCATCCAACACTCGTAGCATATCCCTCGATGAATTCACtgaaatgagaagaaagaagaCCGAACAGGGAAGACAGGCTCTCGAGGCTATTCAACAAGAG ACCCAACAGGAagaaggggagggaggggccgaAAAACCAGCGATAAAGGGGCGTGACCGCTGGAAAGCACTGGCCAATGTCCTCCAGAGCAACCCAGCATCGTTCTCCCAGATGGCAAAAGTAGCCGCCAAGCAACACCAGCAACAGTCGCAGCCACATTCACAGCAGCAACAGCAATCCCCACCGGCAACAGCACCGGCAGAGGAAATGACATTGAGGAAAGTGGTTAAAATGGCAAGCGTCGTCAATGCAATGAGGG gaTTCACGAGGTAA